Proteins encoded together in one Sylvia atricapilla isolate bSylAtr1 chromosome 2, bSylAtr1.pri, whole genome shotgun sequence window:
- the AP1S2 gene encoding AP-1 complex subunit sigma-2 isoform X3 gives MQFMLLFSRQGKLRLQKWYVPLSDKEKKKITRELVQTVLARKPKMCSFLEWRDLKIVYKRYASLYFCCAIEDQDNELITLEIIHRYVELLDKYFGSVCELDIIFNFEKAYFILDEFLLGGEVQETSKKNVLKAIEQADLLQEEAETPRSVLEEIGLT, from the exons ATGCAGTTTATGTTGCTTTTTAGTCGCCAGGGGAAACTGAGACTCCAGAAGTGGTATGTCCCATTAtctgacaaagaaaagaagaaaatcacaagGGAACTTGTTCAAACTGTGTTAGCCCGCAAACCGAAAATGTGCAGCTTCCTGGAATGGAGAGACCTGAAGATTGTCTACAAAAG ATATGCAAGCCTCTATTTCTGCTGTGCTATTGAAGATCAGGACAATGAATTAATAACTCTGGAAATAATTCATCGCTATGTAGAACTTCTTGACAAGTATTTTGGCAGT GTATGTGAACTTGATATCATCTTCAATTTTGAAAAAGCCTATTTCATTCTGGATGAGTTCCTTTTAGGAGGGGAAGTTCAGGAGACTTCcaagaaaaatgttcttaaagCCATTGAACAAGCAGATCTTTTACAGGAG GAAGCAGAGACCCCACGTAGTGTACTTGAAGAAATTGGATTGACATAA
- the AP1S2 gene encoding AP-1 complex subunit sigma-2 isoform X2 yields MQFMLLFSRQGKLRLQKWYVPLSDKEKKKITRELVQTVLARKPKMCSFLEWRDLKIVYKRYASLYFCCAIEDQDNELITLEIIHRYVELLDKYFGSVCELDIIFNFEKAYFILDEFLLGGEVQETSKKNVLKAIEQADLLQEKAADKILTRSWHCHVMNTLMYQCTKWLHSSCMQNFRGGSRDPT; encoded by the exons ATGCAGTTTATGTTGCTTTTTAGTCGCCAGGGGAAACTGAGACTCCAGAAGTGGTATGTCCCATTAtctgacaaagaaaagaagaaaatcacaagGGAACTTGTTCAAACTGTGTTAGCCCGCAAACCGAAAATGTGCAGCTTCCTGGAATGGAGAGACCTGAAGATTGTCTACAAAAG ATATGCAAGCCTCTATTTCTGCTGTGCTATTGAAGATCAGGACAATGAATTAATAACTCTGGAAATAATTCATCGCTATGTAGAACTTCTTGACAAGTATTTTGGCAGT GTATGTGAACTTGATATCATCTTCAATTTTGAAAAAGCCTATTTCATTCTGGATGAGTTCCTTTTAGGAGGGGAAGTTCAGGAGACTTCcaagaaaaatgttcttaaagCCATTGAACAAGCAGATCTTTTACAGGAG AAAGCTGCAGACAAGATCTTGACTAGGAGTTGGCATTG CCACGTCATGAATACTTTAATGTACCAGTGTACTAAATGGCTTCATTCATCATGCATGCAGAATTTCAGAGGAG GAAGCAGAGACCCCACGTAG
- the AP1S2 gene encoding AP-1 complex subunit sigma-2 isoform X1 yields MQFMLLFSRQGKLRLQKWYVPLSDKEKKKITRELVQTVLARKPKMCSFLEWRDLKIVYKRYASLYFCCAIEDQDNELITLEIIHRYVELLDKYFGSVCELDIIFNFEKAYFILDEFLLGGEVQETSKKNVLKAIEQADLLQEKAADKILTRSWHCHVMNTLMYQCTKWLHSSCMQNFRGGRPVTYS; encoded by the exons ATGCAGTTTATGTTGCTTTTTAGTCGCCAGGGGAAACTGAGACTCCAGAAGTGGTATGTCCCATTAtctgacaaagaaaagaagaaaatcacaagGGAACTTGTTCAAACTGTGTTAGCCCGCAAACCGAAAATGTGCAGCTTCCTGGAATGGAGAGACCTGAAGATTGTCTACAAAAG ATATGCAAGCCTCTATTTCTGCTGTGCTATTGAAGATCAGGACAATGAATTAATAACTCTGGAAATAATTCATCGCTATGTAGAACTTCTTGACAAGTATTTTGGCAGT GTATGTGAACTTGATATCATCTTCAATTTTGAAAAAGCCTATTTCATTCTGGATGAGTTCCTTTTAGGAGGGGAAGTTCAGGAGACTTCcaagaaaaatgttcttaaagCCATTGAACAAGCAGATCTTTTACAGGAG AAAGCTGCAGACAAGATCTTGACTAGGAGTTGGCATTG CCACGTCATGAATACTTTAATGTACCAGTGTACTAAATGGCTTCATTCATCATGCATGCAGAATTTCAGAGGAGGTAGACCTGTGACTTACTCATGA
- the AP1S2 gene encoding AP-1 complex subunit sigma-2 isoform X5, with translation MQFMLLFSRQGKLRLQKWYVPLSDKEKKKITRELVQTVLARKPKMCSFLEWRDLKIVYKRYASLYFCCAIEDQDNELITLEIIHRYVELLDKYFGSVCELDIIFNFEKAYFILDEFLLGGEVQETSKKNVLKAIEQADLLQEPRHEYFNVPVY, from the exons ATGCAGTTTATGTTGCTTTTTAGTCGCCAGGGGAAACTGAGACTCCAGAAGTGGTATGTCCCATTAtctgacaaagaaaagaagaaaatcacaagGGAACTTGTTCAAACTGTGTTAGCCCGCAAACCGAAAATGTGCAGCTTCCTGGAATGGAGAGACCTGAAGATTGTCTACAAAAG ATATGCAAGCCTCTATTTCTGCTGTGCTATTGAAGATCAGGACAATGAATTAATAACTCTGGAAATAATTCATCGCTATGTAGAACTTCTTGACAAGTATTTTGGCAGT GTATGTGAACTTGATATCATCTTCAATTTTGAAAAAGCCTATTTCATTCTGGATGAGTTCCTTTTAGGAGGGGAAGTTCAGGAGACTTCcaagaaaaatgttcttaaagCCATTGAACAAGCAGATCTTTTACAGGAG CCACGTCATGAATACTTTAATGTACCAGTGTACTAA
- the AP1S2 gene encoding AP-1 complex subunit sigma-2 isoform X4 — protein sequence MQFMLLFSRQGKLRLQKWYVPLSDKEKKKITRELVQTVLARKPKMCSFLEWRDLKIVYKRYASLYFCCAIEDQDNELITLEIIHRYVELLDKYFGSVCELDIIFNFEKAYFILDEFLLGGEVQETSKKNVLKAIEQADLLQESQNEDWGGLSEDIL from the exons ATGCAGTTTATGTTGCTTTTTAGTCGCCAGGGGAAACTGAGACTCCAGAAGTGGTATGTCCCATTAtctgacaaagaaaagaagaaaatcacaagGGAACTTGTTCAAACTGTGTTAGCCCGCAAACCGAAAATGTGCAGCTTCCTGGAATGGAGAGACCTGAAGATTGTCTACAAAAG ATATGCAAGCCTCTATTTCTGCTGTGCTATTGAAGATCAGGACAATGAATTAATAACTCTGGAAATAATTCATCGCTATGTAGAACTTCTTGACAAGTATTTTGGCAGT GTATGTGAACTTGATATCATCTTCAATTTTGAAAAAGCCTATTTCATTCTGGATGAGTTCCTTTTAGGAGGGGAAGTTCAGGAGACTTCcaagaaaaatgttcttaaagCCATTGAACAAGCAGATCTTTTACAGGAG AGCCAGAATGAAGACTGGGGAGGTTTGTCTGAGGATATCTTATGA